Proteins from a single region of Malaclemys terrapin pileata isolate rMalTer1 chromosome 23, rMalTer1.hap1, whole genome shotgun sequence:
- the LOC128828150 gene encoding putative methyltransferase-like protein 7A: MVLIPLLQRCIQLLSLPVYLLSYLGLWDPLCKKIFPYFMAKCSTIYNRKLFQQKKDLFSSLGEFAGTSRELRLLEIGTGSGANFQFYPPGCRVTCTDPNPNFERFLLKSISDSPHLHFERFLVASGEDLRPVADDSMDVVVCTLVLCSVRSIEQVLREVLRVLRQGGSLYFLEHVAADHSSWSYFWQQIYNPTWRYLGDGCCLTRETWKDLEKAGFSELKLQHIHAPLSWNPTRPHIIGYAVK, translated from the exons ATGGTGctgatccctctcctccagcgatgcatccagctcctcagcctgccTGTGTACCTGCTCTCGTATCTGGGCTTATGGGACCCCCTCTGTAAGAAGATCTTCCCATATTTCATGGCCAAGTGCTCCACTATCTACAACCGCAAACTCTTCCAACAGAAAAAGGACCTGTTCAGCAGCCTGGGGGAGTTTGCAGGCACTTCGAGGGAGCTCAGGCTGCTGGAGATAGGCACAGGTTCAGGAGCCAACTTCCAGTTCTACCCACCTGGATGCCGGGTGACATGCACTGATCCCAACCCCAACTTTGAGAGGTTCCTCCTCAAGAGCATTTCTGACAGCCCACACCTCCATTTTGAACGGTTCTTGGTGGCCTCCGGTGAGGACCTGCGTCCAGTGGCTGACGACTCCATGGATGTGGTGGTTTGCACCTTGGTGCTGTGCTCAGTGCGCAGCATCGAGCAGGTCCTGAGAGAAGTCTTGCGAGTGCTCAGGCAG GGTGGTTCTTTGTATTTCTTGGAGCATGTGGCTGCAGATCATTCCAGCTGGAGCTACTTTTGGCAACAGATCTACAACCCAACCTGGAGATATTTGGGAGACGGGTGCTGCCTGACCAGAGAGACCTGGAAGGACCTGGAGAAGGCAGGGTTCTCAGAACTGAAGTTGCAACACATACATGCCCCCCTGTCCTGGAACCCTACTCGTCCCCATATCATTGGATATGCTGTGAAATAA